A part of Caldicellulosiruptor owensensis OL genomic DNA contains:
- a CDS encoding Nramp family divalent metal transporter: MKNAREILKYIGPGLLVTVGFIDPGNWASNVAAGSSFGLKLLWVVLLSTIILIVLQHNAAHLGIATGLCLAEATSIHLNKYLAMAVLSSAMLATVSTAMAEILGGAIALEMLFKIPIKLGCLIILPFTIFFLFSNSYKKVERWIIAFVSLIGLSFLIELFLVKVPVRDVVSGWVTPSIPSGSLVVVLSILGAVVMPHNLFLHSEIIQSRQWNIQDEKIIRHQLKFEFVDTLFSMFIGFLINSSMIIIAHAIFYTKGITVESLPQAQQMLKPILGNFSATIFAFALLLSGISSSITAAFTGGTIMAGFYKSPYNIEELPTKIGIIIPLVLASIIILFISNPFKALIISQMLLSLQLPITIILQIYLTSSKKVMGKFANSLADKIILLIVAAVVIGLDVFLLITSL, translated from the coding sequence ATGAAAAACGCAAGGGAAATACTCAAATACATAGGACCAGGCCTACTTGTCACAGTAGGATTTATCGACCCTGGAAACTGGGCATCAAACGTAGCTGCTGGCAGTAGCTTTGGTTTAAAGCTTTTGTGGGTTGTACTTCTGTCAACAATAATTCTGATAGTGCTTCAGCACAACGCAGCCCATCTTGGCATTGCAACAGGTCTTTGCTTGGCTGAAGCAACTTCAATCCATCTTAATAAGTATCTTGCAATGGCTGTACTTTCATCTGCCATGCTGGCAACAGTTTCAACTGCTATGGCAGAGATTTTAGGCGGCGCAATTGCTCTTGAGATGCTTTTTAAAATTCCTATCAAACTTGGGTGTTTAATCATTTTGCCTTTTACCATATTTTTCTTGTTTTCTAACTCATATAAAAAGGTTGAAAGGTGGATAATTGCATTTGTCTCGCTGATAGGTCTTTCCTTTTTGATAGAGCTTTTCCTTGTAAAGGTTCCTGTGAGAGATGTTGTTTCTGGCTGGGTAACTCCAAGCATACCTTCTGGCTCCTTGGTTGTTGTTCTTTCAATCCTTGGTGCAGTTGTTATGCCCCACAATTTGTTTTTACACTCTGAAATAATTCAAAGCAGACAATGGAACATTCAAGATGAAAAAATAATAAGACATCAGTTAAAATTTGAATTTGTTGATACACTTTTTTCAATGTTTATTGGATTTTTAATTAACAGCAGCATGATTATCATAGCTCATGCAATATTTTACACAAAAGGTATCACTGTTGAATCACTACCACAGGCTCAGCAAATGTTAAAGCCTATTTTAGGAAATTTCTCTGCAACAATCTTTGCATTTGCTCTTTTGCTGTCCGGCATCTCTTCAAGCATTACAGCTGCGTTCACAGGTGGCACAATCATGGCAGGGTTCTATAAAAGCCCTTATAACATTGAAGAGCTGCCAACCAAGATTGGAATCATCATTCCATTGGTTTTAGCATCCATCATCATACTTTTTATCTCAAATCCGTTCAAAGCTCTGATAATCTCACAGATGCTCTTGAGCTTACAGCTGCCAATTACAATCATTCTTCAAATTTACCTGACATCATCTAAAAAAGTTATGGGCAAGTTTGCAAACTCCTTAGCAGATAAAATAATTCTTTTGATTGTGGCAGCAGTTGTAATCGGACTTGATGTTTTTCTACTCATCACATCTTTATAA
- a CDS encoding B12-binding domain-containing radical SAM protein, producing the protein MILLVAINSKYVHTNLAVRYLYQLCKENYPCDYIEFNINQPLQDVIFEILSKKPEYVAISTYIWNRNYVEKLVEGLKKAQKSIKIILGGPEVYFDSLEEWKFVDFIIRGEGEYPFLDLCEHIATGRQYTQKEYPPFDLSKLPFAYKNENLDQSRIYYYESSRGCPFRCSYCLSSIEKGVRFTPLEKVFEELDYLFKKQVRLIKFVDRTFNANKERAIRIIEFCKQNSQSTQVHFEIDPTLLGNDIINAINSSKENLFRLEIGLQSFNPQTLDAIDRFYDIDRIDKNLKKLMENKKAIVHLDLIAGLPFEDFLSFKKSLDRTILYFADEVQLGFLKMLKGTKIRNEATKYNYEFFKDPPYEVISNSFISFEEIYKLKKIEDLVDKVYNRQYLYCTLRYIFQKVSPSEFFEKLSSKVDSSLNTREFVKELYRAVKDDFVFLDKAILNNLFRFDILRRFPEEFLPEELAISKEEKERIKQAIYQATEYQDLGEPKEIIRRSRACIFEFDIERFIEDNSIEKGYFLYIFFEKKIKKIKLQ; encoded by the coding sequence GTATGTTCATACAAATTTAGCAGTAAGATACCTTTATCAGCTCTGCAAAGAAAACTATCCATGTGACTACATTGAGTTTAATATTAATCAGCCTTTGCAAGATGTAATTTTTGAAATTTTGAGTAAAAAACCTGAATATGTTGCAATTTCAACATATATCTGGAACAGAAACTATGTCGAAAAGCTTGTTGAAGGATTAAAAAAGGCACAAAAAAGCATAAAAATAATTCTTGGTGGGCCAGAGGTGTATTTTGATAGCCTTGAAGAGTGGAAGTTTGTGGATTTTATTATCAGAGGAGAGGGAGAGTACCCTTTTTTAGATTTATGTGAGCATATCGCAACAGGTAGGCAATACACCCAAAAAGAATATCCTCCGTTTGATTTGAGTAAACTTCCTTTTGCGTACAAGAACGAGAATTTAGACCAGAGTAGAATCTATTACTATGAAAGTAGCAGAGGCTGTCCTTTTAGATGTTCCTATTGTCTTTCTTCAATTGAAAAAGGTGTTCGATTTACGCCTCTTGAAAAGGTCTTTGAAGAGCTTGACTATCTTTTTAAAAAGCAAGTGAGACTCATAAAGTTTGTTGACAGGACATTTAACGCAAATAAAGAAAGAGCTATAAGAATAATAGAGTTTTGCAAACAAAATTCGCAGTCTACTCAAGTACACTTTGAAATAGACCCAACACTTTTAGGCAATGACATTATCAATGCAATAAATAGTTCTAAAGAGAATCTTTTCAGACTTGAAATAGGTCTTCAGAGTTTCAATCCACAAACTCTTGATGCAATAGATAGATTTTATGATATAGATAGAATAGATAAAAACTTGAAAAAGCTTATGGAAAACAAAAAGGCTATTGTTCATCTTGATTTAATAGCGGGCTTGCCATTTGAGGATTTTTTGAGTTTTAAAAAAAGTCTTGACAGGACCATACTTTATTTTGCCGATGAAGTTCAGCTTGGATTTTTGAAGATGTTAAAAGGGACAAAAATAAGAAATGAAGCAACTAAATACAATTATGAATTTTTCAAAGACCCGCCATATGAAGTTATCTCAAATAGCTTTATTAGCTTTGAAGAGATTTATAAGCTTAAAAAGATAGAAGATTTGGTAGATAAAGTTTACAATAGACAGTATCTTTACTGTACTTTAAGATACATCTTTCAAAAAGTCTCTCCTTCAGAATTTTTTGAAAAGCTTTCAAGCAAAGTAGATAGCAGTTTAAATACAAGAGAGTTTGTAAAAGAGCTTTACAGAGCTGTAAAAGATGACTTTGTTTTTTTGGACAAGGCTATATTGAACAACTTGTTCAGATTCGACATTCTAAGAAGGTTTCCGGAAGAATTTTTGCCTGAGGAATTGGCAATATCGAAAGAGGAGAAAGAAAGAATTAAACAAGCAATATATCAAGCTACAGAATACCAGGACCTCGGAGAACCAAAAGAGATTATAAGAAGATCAAGAGCTTGCATATTTGAATTTGACATCGAAAGGTTTATAGAAGATAATAGTATTGAAAAAGGGTATTTTTTATATATCTTTTTCGAAAAGAAAATAAAGAAGATAAAACTTCAGTAA
- a CDS encoding DUF6485 family protein translates to MECTLSKNLSICTCTYEPCSRKGRCCECLHYHRKNGQLPACYFSKEAERTYDRSIENFIRDYSSRK, encoded by the coding sequence ATGGAGTGCACACTTTCAAAAAACCTTTCAATATGTACATGTACTTATGAACCGTGTTCAAGGAAAGGAAGATGCTGCGAATGTTTGCACTATCACAGGAAAAATGGACAGCTCCCTGCATGTTATTTTTCTAAAGAGGCAGAAAGAACGTATGACCGTTCAATAGAGAATTTCATTCGCGACTATTCTTCAAGGAAATAA